In the Helicobacter typhlonius genome, one interval contains:
- a CDS encoding DHH family phosphoesterase: MKVFHLSHTDLDGYGCQFIAKEFFTDITFYNANYGKEVLVRINSILDSIAHSHTDNAYALLSAKFGKVAKNPQKVDSNQKYLILITDLNLTLSEANHLYQRIGELKITGFDIEVLLLDHHISGQECADKYQWYHLDDTRCASKITFDTLRELYPILDSNRLEWISNLTNMINSVDIWLEDGYKFDFGKVAMGAISGSFELNRFMFDKEHRDYKFAIIESMKEFLESPNGEVDFDNALFCIKKRILGGDPQKQTMDNIISHAQVELLSSKKELCSIHYEDKKGFLSYSMGGISVLANLFLRFNPEYDFYIDVNPRGNVSLRANGNCDVSLISKECFNGGGHKNASGGKIDGFKESFAYADIKTQVEYILNKEEH; this comes from the coding sequence ATGAAAGTTTTTCATCTCTCACACACAGATTTGGACGGCTATGGCTGCCAATTCATCGCTAAAGAATTTTTCACAGACATCACTTTTTACAATGCAAACTATGGCAAAGAAGTGCTCGTGCGTATAAATAGCATACTCGATAGCATAGCACATTCTCACACCGATAACGCCTACGCGCTTTTGAGTGCAAAATTTGGCAAGGTTGCTAAGAATCCACAAAAGGTGGATTCAAATCAAAAATATCTCATTTTAATCACTGATTTGAATCTTACTCTAAGCGAGGCAAATCACCTCTATCAACGCATAGGAGAGCTTAAAATCACAGGATTTGATATAGAAGTTTTACTGCTTGATCATCATATCAGCGGACAAGAATGTGCCGATAAATATCAATGGTATCACCTTGATGATACGCGCTGTGCCTCTAAAATTACTTTTGATACCCTAAGAGAACTTTACCCAATCCTTGATTCTAATCGCTTAGAATGGATTTCAAATCTCACTAATATGATTAACTCCGTGGATATTTGGCTTGAAGATGGCTATAAATTTGACTTTGGCAAAGTTGCTATGGGCGCGATTAGTGGGAGTTTTGAGCTTAATCGATTTATGTTTGACAAAGAGCATAGGGATTATAAATTTGCCATTATTGAATCTATGAAAGAATTTTTAGAATCCCCAAATGGCGAGGTGGATTTTGATAACGCACTCTTTTGCATTAAAAAGCGTATTTTGGGGGGAGACCCGCAAAAGCAAACAATGGATAATATCATCTCTCACGCACAGGTAGAACTCCTTAGCAGCAAAAAAGAGCTTTGTAGTATTCATTATGAGGATAAAAAAGGCTTTTTAAGTTACTCTATGGGAGGCATTAGCGTTTTAGCAAATCTCTTTTTGCGCTTCAATCCCGAGTATGATTTCTATATTGATGTAAATCCGCGTGGGAATGTCTCATTACGCGCAAATGGAAATTGCGATGTGAGTCTTATCAGCAAAGAGTGCTTTAATGGTGGAGGACATAAAAACGCCTCTGGTGGCAAGATAGACGGATTTAAAGAAAGCTTTGCCTATGCAGATATTAAAACGCAAGTAGAATATATCTTAAATAAGGAGGAACACTAA
- the purN gene encoding phosphoribosylglycinamide formyltransferase has product MATTLSCAILFSGNGSNMQHLIESLHHKRFKSRQKDTAQEYEIEITLTLCNNPSAYGITRTKNLGVPCEILPHKHFATREDFDKAMINILHTHKIEYIFLAGFMRILTPAFTQKFKIINIHPSFLPEYKGAHAIKDSFYSSSSYGGVSVHWVNEELDGGEVILQEKVVKLPNDNLETFEARIHECEYSLYPRAILHALGLNEAVSQDFRATDSIRTESKLTDSHITESTSFSPAQSKTSTHKVSQ; this is encoded by the coding sequence ATGGCTACAACTCTTTCGTGTGCAATCCTCTTTAGCGGCAATGGCAGCAATATGCAGCATTTAATTGAATCTTTGCACCATAAAAGATTCAAATCTAGGCAAAAAGATACCGCACAAGAATATGAGATTGAAATAACACTCACTTTGTGTAACAACCCTTCTGCATATGGTATCACGCGCACAAAAAATCTTGGCGTTCCTTGCGAGATTCTCCCTCATAAACATTTTGCAACGCGTGAAGATTTTGATAAAGCAATGATAAATATTTTACATACTCATAAAATTGAATATATCTTTTTGGCTGGATTTATGAGGATTCTTACCCCTGCTTTCACGCAAAAATTTAAGATTATTAATATACATCCCTCTTTTTTGCCTGAATACAAAGGTGCGCACGCCATAAAAGATAGCTTTTACTCCTCTAGTAGTTATGGCGGCGTGAGTGTGCATTGGGTCAATGAGGAGCTTGATGGCGGAGAGGTTATCCTGCAAGAAAAAGTTGTAAAGCTCCCAAACGACAACCTAGAAACTTTTGAGGCAAGAATCCACGAATGCGAATACAGCCTTTACCCCCGCGCGATTTTACACGCCTTAGGATTAAACGAGGCGGTTTCTCAAGATTTTAGGGCAACAGATTCCATAAGAACAGAATCCAAACTCACAGATTCTCACATCACAGAATCCACAAGTTTTTCTCCCGCACAAAGCAAAACTTCCACACACAAAGTTTCACAATGA
- the flhA gene encoding flagellar biosynthesis protein FlhA — protein sequence MTFDTTKILNKTLPFLKNFSQSKEMIVVIFIMLIVSIIVVPLPSQVLDFLLSISIALSLLIIFITLYVDKATEFSAFPTILLIVTLYRLALNVATTRMILSEGHNGVEAVSSIVAAFGHFVVGGNYVIGIIVFTILVIVNLIVITNGSTRVTEVRARFTLDAMPGKQMAIDADLNAGLIGQEEAQRRRDALSQEADFYGTMDGASKFVKGDAIASIIITIVNIIGGFLIGVFEHGMSAKQSAETFTILTIGDGLVGQIPALIVATATGIITTRAAKSSQTNFAGDIITQIANSAKILVIVGFILILFALVPGLPISLGFVGGFFLVVAWLTSREDLSSIFATIEKWINKKDTSAATSQEANKEREIDISQHKAQRVQKTDEEIKKEEENIINEALKVETLEIYLGYGLIRLADVKQNGDLLERIRAMRKNIASDYGFLVPQIRIKDNLNLQPNDYVILLKGVKIGGGSVMPDKFLAMDTGMVGQPIEGIPTKEPAFNMDALWIDPKDKEDAIIQGYNIIDPSTIITTHLTELVKTYAEDFITRDEVKMLLDKHAQNFPVVVSEASKIPMSTILYVLRDLLHERIPIKDLPTILESIIDTYPVLQNDTESIVEQVRARLSRTITDIFKGQDDSLKIFTMSLATEQYLIDRLKEQPNGKTFLLHSNDVQKLVQAVEEENLALLQQKNIMPILFVDYRIRKPLVKLLESFNIKNTILGNAEIDPNVKFEVLGTIDIQF from the coding sequence TTGACTTTTGATACGACAAAGATTCTCAATAAGACTCTACCATTTCTAAAAAATTTCTCACAAAGCAAGGAGATGATTGTTGTCATCTTTATTATGCTTATTGTGAGTATTATTGTCGTGCCGCTACCTAGTCAAGTGCTTGATTTTTTATTAAGTATCTCTATTGCACTCTCTTTACTTATTATTTTTATCACACTCTATGTAGATAAAGCCACAGAATTTTCTGCTTTTCCTACAATTTTGCTTATCGTTACACTCTATCGCCTCGCCCTCAATGTCGCCACCACGCGTATGATTCTAAGCGAGGGGCATAATGGTGTGGAGGCGGTGAGTAGTATTGTGGCTGCATTTGGGCATTTTGTCGTGGGGGGCAATTATGTCATTGGTATCATTGTCTTTACCATACTTGTGATTGTGAATCTCATCGTTATTACAAATGGTTCTACACGCGTAACAGAGGTGCGAGCGAGATTTACACTTGATGCAATGCCCGGTAAGCAAATGGCGATTGATGCAGATTTAAATGCCGGACTTATCGGGCAAGAGGAGGCGCAAAGAAGACGCGATGCCCTCTCACAAGAGGCAGACTTTTATGGCACAATGGACGGAGCGAGTAAGTTTGTCAAGGGTGATGCGATTGCCTCTATCATCATTACAATCGTAAATATCATTGGCGGATTCCTTATCGGTGTGTTTGAACACGGAATGTCAGCCAAACAGAGTGCGGAGACTTTTACTATTCTTACTATTGGCGATGGACTTGTGGGGCAGATTCCAGCACTCATAGTTGCTACAGCCACAGGTATCATCACCACACGTGCCGCAAAAAGCTCACAGACAAATTTTGCCGGAGATATTATCACGCAAATTGCAAACAGCGCAAAGATTCTAGTAATTGTGGGATTTATATTAATCCTCTTTGCGCTCGTGCCCGGATTGCCAATTTCACTTGGTTTTGTAGGAGGATTTTTCCTCGTTGTAGCGTGGCTCACAAGCCGAGAGGATTTAAGCAGTATATTTGCCACCATAGAAAAATGGATAAACAAAAAAGATACAAGCGCTGCAACTAGCCAAGAAGCGAACAAGGAACGCGAGATTGATATATCCCAGCATAAAGCCCAAAGAGTGCAAAAAACAGATGAGGAGATTAAAAAAGAAGAGGAAAATATCATCAATGAGGCTTTGAAAGTAGAAACTTTGGAGATTTATTTGGGCTATGGGCTTATCCGCCTTGCTGATGTGAAGCAAAATGGCGACTTGTTAGAGAGAATCCGTGCTATGCGTAAAAATATCGCTTCAGATTATGGATTCTTAGTGCCACAAATCCGCATTAAAGACAATTTGAATCTGCAACCAAACGACTATGTTATTTTGCTTAAAGGCGTAAAAATCGGTGGTGGTTCGGTAATGCCAGATAAATTTTTAGCAATGGATACAGGTATGGTAGGACAGCCCATTGAGGGTATCCCCACCAAAGAACCAGCCTTTAATATGGACGCACTATGGATAGACCCAAAAGACAAGGAAGACGCGATTATTCAAGGCTATAACATCATTGATCCTTCTACGATTATCACCACACATTTGACCGAGCTCGTCAAAACCTATGCGGAGGACTTCATCACGCGTGATGAAGTAAAAATGCTCCTTGATAAACACGCACAAAACTTCCCGGTAGTCGTGAGCGAAGCCTCCAAGATTCCAATGAGCACGATTTTGTATGTGTTGCGTGATTTGCTCCACGAGCGCATTCCTATCAAAGATTTGCCTACGATTTTAGAAAGTATTATTGATACTTATCCGGTTTTGCAAAATGATACCGAAAGTATCGTAGAGCAAGTCCGCGCAAGACTTTCGCGCACAATCACTGATATTTTCAAGGGGCAAGATGATAGCCTCAAAATCTTTACGATGTCTCTTGCTACCGAGCAATACCTCATCGACAGGCTAAAAGAGCAGCCAAATGGCAAAACTTTCCTTTTGCATTCAAATGATGTGCAAAAACTCGTCCAAGCCGTAGAAGAAGAGAATCTCGCACTCTTACAGCAAAAAAATATTATGCCAATTTTATTTGTGGATTATAGAATCCGCAAACCTTTGGTAAAACTACTAGAATCTTTTAATATCAAAAATACTATACTTGGCAATGCAGAAATCGACCCGAATGTTAAGTTTGAAGTGCTCGGCACGATTGACATACAATTTTAA